A genomic stretch from Tepidisphaeraceae bacterium includes:
- a CDS encoding Gfo/Idh/MocA family oxidoreductase: MTTMDEVRWGILGCGDVCEVKSGPALYQTPRSRLVAVMRRDGAKAADFAKRHGVPRSYDDADALIGDPDVNAIYIATPPGSHRDLALKVAAAGKACYVEKPMARTHGECQQMVDAFAARKLPLFVAYYRRGMQRFIKAKELIDTGTLGTVTGITYRMLRPGHRGANAGWRLNLPDSGGGLFLDVGSHTLDILDFLLGPLANVAGVALNRTGPASAGVEDTVAMSFEAGGAVGTASWNFAADANEDLIQIHGTTATLSLSTFGHEPVRLTHGGTTDEFPFAAPAHVHSGLVEAIVTELTTGNPTSPSTAASAARTSRVMDDVLNNFYGDREMLFTRAAIAGAVP; the protein is encoded by the coding sequence ATGACGACGATGGACGAAGTGCGCTGGGGTATCCTGGGTTGCGGCGACGTGTGCGAGGTGAAGTCCGGACCGGCGCTCTACCAGACGCCGCGCTCGCGACTGGTGGCGGTCATGCGGCGCGACGGCGCCAAGGCCGCCGACTTCGCGAAGCGCCACGGCGTGCCGCGCTCGTACGACGATGCCGATGCGCTCATCGGCGATCCCGACGTCAACGCGATCTACATCGCCACGCCGCCCGGCTCCCATCGCGACCTGGCGCTGAAGGTCGCCGCTGCCGGTAAGGCGTGTTACGTCGAGAAGCCCATGGCCCGCACGCACGGCGAATGCCAGCAGATGGTCGACGCGTTCGCCGCTCGGAAGCTGCCCCTGTTCGTCGCCTACTACCGCCGCGGCATGCAGCGGTTCATCAAGGCGAAGGAACTGATCGACACCGGCACGCTCGGCACAGTCACCGGCATCACCTATCGCATGCTGCGCCCCGGCCACCGCGGCGCAAACGCCGGCTGGCGACTGAACCTGCCCGATTCGGGCGGCGGGCTATTCTTAGATGTCGGCTCGCACACGCTCGACATCCTCGACTTCCTCCTCGGCCCGCTCGCGAACGTCGCCGGCGTCGCGCTCAACCGCACCGGCCCGGCATCGGCGGGCGTCGAGGACACCGTCGCTATGTCGTTCGAGGCCGGTGGCGCCGTCGGCACCGCATCCTGGAACTTCGCTGCGGATGCGAACGAGGACCTCATTCAGATCCACGGCACCACCGCCACGCTCTCGCTCTCCACCTTCGGCCACGAGCCCGTCCGGCTCACGCACGGCGGCACGACCGACGAGTTCCCCTTCGCCGCGCCAGCACACGTGCACAGCGGATTGGTCGAAGCAATCGTGACCGAACTCACCACCGGCAACCCCACCTCCCCCAGCACCGCCGCGTCGGCGGCGCGAACGTCTCGAGTGATGGACGACGTGCTGAACAATTTTTATGGCGACCGCGAGATGCTGTTCACCCGCGCGGCTATCGCTGGCGCCGTCCCATAA
- a CDS encoding YceI family protein translates to MSLLSNRIFASVLALGLASSAALAAKTFTVDPVHSNLVFKVQHLGVSNNWGRVNDPTGSFTIGDDGLPSFNIEAKTAAIDTANAQRDDHLRGPDWFDAKQFPTMSFKSTSAKKIDDNTFEVVGDFTLKGVTKPITVELKKVGEGKDPWGKYRAGYETSFTIKRSDYGVAAMPGGIGEDVTIWVNIEGVQE, encoded by the coding sequence ATGTCCCTGCTTTCCAATCGTATCTTCGCATCCGTGCTCGCGCTCGGTCTGGCGTCGTCGGCAGCGCTGGCGGCCAAGACGTTTACGGTCGACCCGGTCCACTCGAACCTCGTCTTTAAAGTGCAGCACCTGGGCGTCAGCAACAACTGGGGCCGCGTGAACGACCCCACCGGTTCGTTCACGATTGGCGACGACGGCCTGCCGTCGTTCAACATCGAGGCCAAGACCGCCGCCATCGACACCGCCAACGCGCAGCGCGACGACCACCTGCGCGGGCCCGACTGGTTCGATGCCAAGCAGTTCCCCACGATGTCGTTCAAGAGCACCTCGGCCAAGAAGATCGACGACAACACCTTCGAGGTCGTCGGCGACTTCACGCTGAAGGGCGTCACCAAGCCCATCACCGTGGAACTGAAGAAGGTCGGTGAAGGCAAGGACCCCTGGGGCAAGTACCGCGCCGGCTACGAGACGTCGTTCACGATCAAGCGCAGCGACTACGGCGTGGCCGCCATGCCCGGTGGCATCGGTGAGGACGTGACGATCTGGGTGAACATCGAAGGCGTGCAGGAATAA
- a CDS encoding kelch repeat-containing protein, which produces MLPLVEAVEARRLFAVTPGALTINAGGADLTDANAQTWAADAGATGGSASPAIFDVSGAADGLLYSNHRAGTSFTYALPMESGEYQVRLHFAEPILQQNGQRVFDVLAEGSEIVTDLDLHAVAGTRVAIVREATLEVIDGTLNLQFTADQGNAVVSAIEVNYVGPASDPLSEFTQINWSNLNSPSPISRIEATRAVIDGKLYVFGGFSGVTGPSNRADVYDPATNSWTQLATMPERITHTGVAAVGRDIYFAGAYIGNGINYNQIYSSVNVWRYNVDTNTYTATVPLPEPRAGGGLVHVDGYLYFFGGGDDTPQRTDRAETWRLKVDGGTEWEPLADMPDARNHLGYFDYAGKVWAIGGQHSFDEDLETRDSFHMYDPETNTWTAKAPIPVPLSHIGSTVFTLGSRAVVVGGESDHLDARNEVLAYDFNTDTWTELTALPVDSFSGVAVAIDGVIYHTAGNSGRTTYAGQPML; this is translated from the coding sequence GTGCTGCCCCTGGTCGAGGCCGTCGAGGCCCGGCGGTTGTTCGCCGTTACGCCCGGGGCGTTGACGATCAATGCGGGTGGCGCGGACCTGACCGACGCGAACGCGCAGACCTGGGCCGCCGACGCTGGCGCCACGGGTGGCAGCGCGTCGCCGGCCATCTTCGACGTCAGCGGCGCCGCCGACGGGTTGCTCTATTCCAACCACCGCGCCGGGACGTCGTTCACGTATGCGCTGCCGATGGAGTCCGGCGAGTACCAGGTTCGGCTGCACTTTGCCGAACCGATCCTGCAGCAGAACGGCCAGCGCGTGTTCGACGTGCTGGCCGAGGGCAGCGAGATCGTGACCGACCTCGACCTGCACGCCGTCGCCGGCACGCGCGTCGCCATCGTGCGCGAGGCCACGCTGGAAGTGATCGACGGCACGCTCAATTTGCAGTTCACCGCCGATCAGGGCAACGCCGTCGTGAGCGCCATCGAGGTGAACTACGTCGGCCCCGCGAGCGACCCGCTGTCGGAGTTCACGCAGATCAACTGGTCGAATTTAAACTCGCCCAGCCCCATCAGCCGCATCGAGGCGACGCGCGCCGTGATCGACGGCAAGCTGTACGTGTTCGGCGGGTTCAGCGGGGTCACCGGGCCGAGCAACCGCGCCGACGTGTACGACCCCGCGACCAACTCGTGGACGCAGTTGGCCACCATGCCCGAACGCATCACCCACACCGGCGTGGCGGCGGTGGGGCGCGACATCTACTTCGCCGGGGCCTACATCGGCAACGGCATCAACTATAACCAGATCTACTCGTCGGTGAACGTGTGGCGGTACAACGTCGACACCAACACGTACACCGCCACCGTTCCACTGCCCGAGCCCCGCGCCGGTGGCGGGTTGGTGCACGTCGATGGCTACCTCTACTTCTTCGGTGGCGGTGACGACACGCCCCAACGCACCGACCGCGCCGAAACCTGGCGCCTGAAGGTCGACGGCGGCACCGAGTGGGAACCGCTCGCCGACATGCCTGACGCCCGCAACCACCTGGGCTACTTCGATTACGCCGGCAAGGTCTGGGCGATCGGCGGGCAGCACAGCTTCGACGAGGACCTGGAGACGCGCGACAGCTTCCACATGTACGACCCCGAGACCAACACCTGGACCGCCAAGGCGCCGATCCCGGTGCCGCTGTCGCACATCGGGTCGACCGTCTTCACGCTGGGCTCGCGCGCGGTCGTGGTGGGCGGCGAGTCCGACCATCTGGACGCGCGCAACGAGGTGCTGGCCTACGACTTCAACACCGACACGTGGACCGAACTGACCGCGCTCCCGGTCGACTCGTTCTCCGGTGTTGCGGTGGCAATCGACGGCGTCATCTACCACACCGCCGGCAACTCCGGCCGCACGACCTACGCGGGCCAACCGATGCTGTAA
- a CDS encoding chemotaxis protein CheW, translating into MSHTEPNASLSTSTAHAGKYLTFGLGKEGYGLQILKVREIIGYMDITAVPRTPGYVRGVINLRG; encoded by the coding sequence ATGTCGCATACGGAACCGAACGCGTCTCTTTCAACCTCTACCGCCCATGCGGGGAAGTACCTCACGTTCGGCTTGGGCAAGGAAGGCTATGGCCTGCAGATCCTGAAGGTCCGCGAGATCATCGGCTACATGGACATCACGGCCGTGCCGCGCACGCCCGGCTATGTCCGCGGCGTGATCAACCTGCGCGGC
- a CDS encoding GH116 family glycosyl-hydrolase, translated as MNQPQTTPWPILRSYDRDSLARIAMPIGGIGTGTISLGGRGDLRDWENVNRPAKGFRPRQALLAVHARTADGHATTRALEGPLDASEYEGADGSHAANHGLPRFRNCAFHAAYPFGQVELSDPAVPVTATVEAFNPLVPGDANASGLPIAVLRVRLRNTTDQPLHVGVMAAMTNHIGADGTEGAPAKNVNTFRSDAGLSGLFMQAGDVPATSHNWGSLALTTPAQSGHHVSCRPVVPIHSWGTDLLDLWDDFSADGQLDDVPPGSTPVPNDPLGALAVSLTLAPGQSSAITFVLAWHFPNRPSWSPNGQGAWLNNGRCASGDPIIGNYYTTQFTDAWDAAAKATTRLDALERDTLTFVRAFCDSALPPAVKEAALFNLSTLRTQTCFRTPDGRLYGWEGVFERHGSCLGSCTHVWNYEQAVPFLFGDLARTMREVEFAHATRDDGLMSFRVHLPLEFATKHGMAAADGQMGCVMKLYREWKLSGDDAWLSSLWPKAKAALSFCWIKGGWDADRDGVMEGCQHNTMDVEYYGPNPQMQGWYLGALRAAEEMANHLCDDAFARECRGLFERGRAWMDEHLFNGQYYEHQVRPPAGPDSIADGLRHPRFGARDLSDPDFQLGAGCLVDQLVGQYMAKICGLGDLHDPRHVRTTLGSIFKHNRHEEFFDHFNPMRSYVLGDETALVMASYPLGRRPRHPFPYFNEVMTGFEYTAAVGMMQEGLRGEGLRVIEAIRARYDGRRRNPFDEAECGRHYARAMASWAAVVALTGFSYDARTASIRFAQTEQPATFFWSNGYAWGTFTQRPAENEIEATLAVLGGSVRVAELMIDGREPVRPSTAVVVTPGDPLTVRVGAAAGV; from the coding sequence ATGAACCAACCTCAGACGACCCCTTGGCCAATCCTGCGTAGTTACGACCGCGATTCACTGGCGCGCATCGCGATGCCGATCGGTGGCATCGGCACAGGCACGATCTCGCTCGGTGGGCGCGGCGATTTGCGCGACTGGGAAAACGTGAACCGGCCCGCCAAGGGCTTTCGACCGAGACAGGCGCTACTGGCGGTCCACGCACGCACTGCAGACGGTCACGCGACCACGCGCGCACTCGAAGGTCCGCTGGACGCCAGCGAGTACGAAGGCGCCGACGGCAGCCACGCCGCCAACCATGGTTTGCCGCGGTTTCGCAATTGCGCGTTTCACGCGGCGTACCCGTTCGGGCAGGTCGAACTCAGCGACCCCGCGGTTCCGGTGACGGCGACGGTCGAGGCGTTCAATCCGCTGGTGCCGGGCGATGCCAATGCCAGCGGTCTGCCGATCGCCGTGCTGCGCGTGCGGCTGCGGAACACGACCGATCAACCCCTTCACGTCGGCGTAATGGCCGCGATGACGAACCACATCGGCGCTGACGGCACCGAGGGCGCACCGGCCAAGAACGTCAACACGTTCCGCAGCGATGCGGGCCTTAGCGGCCTGTTCATGCAGGCCGGTGATGTGCCGGCCACGTCGCACAACTGGGGTTCGCTCGCGCTAACCACGCCCGCCCAATCCGGCCACCACGTCAGCTGCCGACCGGTCGTGCCGATCCACAGTTGGGGCACCGACCTGCTCGACCTGTGGGACGATTTTTCTGCCGACGGCCAACTGGATGATGTGCCGCCCGGCAGCACGCCGGTGCCGAATGATCCATTGGGCGCGTTGGCGGTCTCATTGACGCTGGCGCCGGGGCAATCGTCGGCCATCACGTTCGTGCTGGCCTGGCACTTCCCGAATCGCCCGTCGTGGTCGCCGAATGGCCAAGGCGCGTGGCTGAACAACGGCCGCTGCGCCAGCGGTGATCCGATCATCGGCAACTACTACACGACGCAGTTCACTGACGCCTGGGACGCCGCGGCCAAGGCAACAACCCGGCTGGACGCGCTGGAGCGCGACACGCTCACCTTCGTCCGCGCGTTCTGCGACAGCGCCCTGCCGCCGGCGGTGAAGGAGGCGGCGCTGTTCAACCTGTCGACGCTGCGCACGCAGACCTGCTTCCGCACGCCCGACGGGCGGCTGTACGGCTGGGAAGGCGTGTTCGAACGGCACGGGTCGTGCCTGGGGTCGTGCACGCACGTCTGGAACTACGAGCAGGCCGTGCCGTTCCTGTTCGGCGATCTGGCGCGCACGATGCGCGAGGTCGAGTTCGCCCACGCCACGCGCGACGACGGGCTGATGTCCTTCCGCGTCCACCTGCCATTGGAATTCGCCACCAAGCACGGCATGGCGGCCGCCGACGGGCAGATGGGCTGCGTGATGAAGCTGTACCGCGAGTGGAAGCTGTCGGGCGACGATGCGTGGCTTTCGTCGCTCTGGCCCAAGGCCAAGGCCGCACTGTCGTTCTGCTGGATCAAAGGCGGCTGGGACGCCGACCGCGACGGTGTGATGGAGGGCTGCCAGCACAACACGATGGACGTCGAGTACTACGGCCCCAACCCGCAGATGCAGGGGTGGTACCTCGGTGCGTTGCGCGCGGCCGAGGAAATGGCGAACCATCTGTGTGACGACGCCTTCGCGCGCGAGTGTCGTGGCTTGTTCGAGCGCGGACGGGCGTGGATGGACGAGCACCTGTTTAATGGCCAATACTACGAACACCAAGTTCGTCCCCCCGCCGGTCCCGATTCTATCGCCGACGGCCTGCGGCACCCACGGTTCGGGGCGCGCGATCTGAGTGATCCGGACTTCCAGCTCGGCGCCGGCTGCCTGGTCGACCAACTCGTCGGGCAGTACATGGCCAAGATCTGCGGGCTGGGCGACCTGCACGATCCGCGGCACGTGCGCACGACGCTCGGCAGCATTTTCAAGCACAACCGCCACGAGGAGTTCTTCGACCACTTCAACCCGATGCGTAGCTACGTGCTGGGCGACGAGACGGCATTGGTGATGGCCAGCTACCCGCTCGGCCGGCGGCCGCGGCACCCGTTCCCGTACTTCAACGAGGTGATGACCGGCTTCGAATATACCGCCGCGGTCGGCATGATGCAGGAAGGGCTGCGCGGTGAAGGGCTGCGCGTGATCGAGGCCATCCGCGCCCGCTACGACGGCCGGCGGCGCAACCCGTTCGACGAGGCCGAGTGCGGCCGCCACTACGCCCGGGCCATGGCCAGCTGGGCCGCCGTGGTGGCGCTCACGGGCTTTTCTTACGACGCGCGCACGGCGTCTATTCGCTTTGCGCAAACCGAGCAGCCCGCGACGTTCTTCTGGTCCAATGGCTATGCCTGGGGCACGTTCACGCAGCGTCCCGCGGAGAATGAGATCGAGGCGACGCTCGCGGTGCTGGGCGGTTCGGTGCGCGTGGCGGAACTGATGATCGATGGCCGAGAGCCGGTCCGCCCGTCGACGGCGGTTGTCGTAACGCCGGGTGATCCGTTGACCGTTCGCGTTGGCGCCGCGGCCGGGGTTTAG